In the genome of Acidaminococcales bacterium, the window AAACAAAAGATGGAGTTACATCACGGGAATTTAAAGGTATGAAACCGCCTAAAGGCAGACATTGGAGAAGCGATCCAAGAGAACTTGAAGAACTTGACAAGGCCGGTCTAATTGAATGGTCTGCTAATGGAAACCACAGAAAAATTATTTATGCAGATGAACGGGAGGGAAAAAAAATACAGGACATTTGGGAATTTAAAGATTGCCAATACCCTGTATATCCAACCGAGAAAAATATGGATATGTTAAAAACAATAATTTTAGCTTCATCTAAGCAAAATAGTTATATTATGGACTTTTTCTGCGGGTCCGGCACTACATTAGCGGCAGCACAAGAATTAAATCGCAAATGGATAGGAATAGATAAATCAATTCATGCCATAAATGCAACGATAAATAAATTTAAAAACATTCCCCCCAATATGCTCTCAAATTCAGATTATTCCTATATTGAAGAAGAATGTGTGAATAAATCTTACAACGAAAACAATATACACGAAAGCATACATAGCTACATTGGTAAATAAAATAATCTTTCGTAGTAGGGCTAAAAACGGCGCATAGAATGACTGCGGCAAAGAACGCGTAACTAATGTTATAATATTGTCATGAAGGGGGGTTTTTACATGGCACTTACAGCAAGTTTGCGTCCGCGCGGGGAGGGAATAATGGCGGCGCAGAAAAAAACGCGCGGGTTAAAGGCGCTGGGCGCGCCCGTTACCCGCTACAAAGACAATTACGATCCCGGCCTCTTGGAGTGCTTTGACAACAAGCACCCGCAAAACGATTATTTCGTCAGGTTAAATTGCCCGGAATTTACCAGCTTGTGCCCTTTGACCGGCCAGCCTGATTTCGCCGCCGTTTACATTTCCTACGTGCCTGGCCGAAAGCTGGTTGAGAGCAAATCGCTGAAGCTTTATCTGTTCAGTTTTCGCAATCACGGCGATTTTCACGAGGATTGCGTAAATACCATAATGAAAGACCTCATCAAACTGCTTGACCCGAAATATATTGAGGTATGGGGCTGTTTTGCGCCGCGCGGCGGCATATCCATCGTTCCTTACTGCAATTACGGCTGTCCGGGCAGCGAGTGGGGAAACGTTGCGCTCCATCGCCTTCATTGCCATGACGCGGGAAAAAGAGGGGAGACTTGGGGCCTTGGCGAACAATAAGCCGGTTCCGGCCGGCCTGTGGGGAGATGATGTTTATGAAAACATACGATAAAGGCGCGCTTTTCGAGGGGCATACGCCCAACATCCACGAAAGGGCGTACATAGCCGAAGGCGCGAGAGTGCTGGGCGACGTTACCATAGGGGAATACAGCAGCGTTTGGTACAATTGCGTCGTGCGCGGCGACGTCAATAAAATAATCATCGGCAGCTACAGCAACATTCAGGACAATACCGTCATACATGTCGCGGATACGCACGCCACCGAAATCGGCGATTTCGTGACAGTAGGGCACGGCGCGGTCGTCCACGCCTGCAAGGTGGAGGATCATTGTCTGGTGGGCATGGGCGCGGTCGTGCTTGACGGGGCGGTCATCGGTTGCGGCAGCATCGTCGCCGCCGGCGCGGTAGTGCCGCCCATGACGGTGGTGCCGCCTTTTTCGCTGATTGCCGGCGTCCCGGGCAAAATAATCAAAAAATTGCCGGAAAATACCGAATCGACGCACGCGCAGGCGGTAAAATACAAAACGCTCTGGTGCGAGCGTTACAGCATACTGCCGGACAATGACGGCGAAAAATATAAAGGCAGCCGGATTGTTTTAAGCAGCAAGGAATGACCGTCAGCGGCTGTTTGCTTTGAGATGCCGCGCAAGCCGCCGCCCCGCGCTTTGTATTTCCGGCAAAGGCGGCAGGGACGCCAGGGTTTTTTCTATATAGCGCCGCTTTAAGAACAGTTCCCGGCTTTTGGGATAATTAAGGTCATAAACCCAAGAAAGCTTGATCAACCTTACGTCGTTGACATTGCGGGCGTCATTGATGTCGGCTGTTTGCCCGCCGTCAAGCGCGGAGAGTATTTTTTCCGAACAGCCGCCGGCCTTAGGCAGGTCAGGTTCCAAAACAAAGCGGAGTTCTTCTTGGCGGGCAACGTAATAATCGCAAAAAATGCGCATGATGTCAAGCTTGTCGGCGTCGCGCAGCAAAAAGAGCAGCGGTTTTTCATCTTCCGGCAATTCTGCCGGGACAAACCGCTTGTTGTGCCATTGGACCGCGGAAATGATCGTGCGCTGTTCTTTGCCGGAAAGCCCCGCCAAAATATTGTCTTCCAAGATGGCTTCAACGCCCAAGGCGGCGTGGTCGACGGACCGCCGGTCGTCGAAGGTATGGAATTTGTTCATTTGCGGGAAACGCCCCACGTCATGCAATAGAGCCGCCGCCTCGGCGGCAAAAACCGCCTCCGGCGGCCAGCCGAGGCATTGCGCTATCTCCCGCGCGTCGTCGCAGACAAGGGCGGTATGGTGTATTTTCAAATCAAAAGCGCTGTTTGCGGCACTGTCGCCATGGCGGTTTTTGATGATATAAACGGCAAACCACGCCTTTAATTTTGACAAGTCGGTGTCGAGCATTTTGACAGTTGTTCCCTTTCCAAAGTAAAAGCCGCGTTGAACAGGGCTTCATCAAGGAGGACGAAATGAGCAATGCCATTGTAAAATTCGCCACAAACAGGGGGGAATTCTCCGTCGAGCTTTTTGAAGACAAAGCGCCGAAAACGGCGGCAAATTTTCTTAGCCTGGTAAAAAAGGGCTTTTATGACGGCGTAATTTTTCACCGCGTCATAGAAGGGTTCATGATCCAGGGGGGCGACCCCACCGGCACGGGCACGGGTGGGCCGGGGTATCAGATAAAGGACGAATTTGGCGATGGCCTCGGGCACGATGGCGCCGGCGTGCTGTCGATGGCCAATGCCGGCCCTGACACAGGCGGCTCGCAGTTTTTTATAACTTTGGCCCGGGCGCCCTGGCTAAACGGCAAGCACGCGGTTTTCGGCAAAGTAATCGACGGGCTTGAAGTCGTAAAAAAGATCGGCTCCGAACCGACCGATTTTTCCGACAGGCCGCTGGAGGACATATTAATGGAAAAACTGACGGTCGCCGGAGATTGACATGTACACCGTTTATATGGTGAGGTGCAGCGACGGTACGCTCTACACCGGCATCAGCAACCGCCTGGGCGAGCGGCTGGAAAAGCACAATCTTGGCGCCGCATCGCGCTACACGGCCTCGCGCCGCCCGGTGCGCCTTGTCTACAGCGAGCCGCAGCCGGACAAAAACAGTGCCTTAAAACGGGAAATCGCCATTAAAAAACTCTCGCGCGCGGATAAGTTAAAGTTGCTTGGAGACAGCCCGCAATAGCGTTTTCCCTTTGGGACGCTCCTTTGAAAATAGAGCAAGCTATCTTTATAATGTGATAACTCGCTCTATTTTCTGCTATCTATTCGTCCTCGTTACTTTCCTGCTCCGTTTTGACCAATTTTTCCACCGTGACGTCCACTTTCTCGACTTTATAGCCCGTTATGCCCTCCACTTCGTTCTTTACGGTTTCCCGGAGGCGGGAAACAACCGACGGTATGTTTTGCCCGTAGAGGACATTGACCTTCAGATCAAAAGAAACGGTCGCCGGCACGGTCGGTTCCTCGTTTTCGTTTTCAATCGCGTCGGTCTTTCTGACGTTTATCTGCGGGGAAACTTTATCAGCCACTATGCGCGCCAGGGCGACCAGGGAGATCTTTTGCCCCGTGCGGGTTGAGATGCTTTCGATTTTCGACATGGCCGTTTTGGCCAGTTCACTAAAAACCTCTTCGCTGATGATGGTTTTGCCTAAAATCATGCTTGTCCCTCCTTTTTGTTTTTTTGATCTTGCTGTTTTGATTATACAACATATTCGCTGTGCTTGCGAAAAAACCTGCGGATTTTTTGAAAATATAGATTGCCGGCGGAATATCTTTGCCGCCTTTCCCGAAAGGAAAGCAAATGACGAAGAAAATAATTGCAGAAATTGTTTTTTTGTTAATTCCGTTCAGCCTGTTTGCGCTCGCGGCGCGCGCCGGCCCCCAAGAGGAATACGAGGAAGCCGCCCTCGTTTACGCCGCCGCCAACGCCAGCCTGGCCGCTTACGGCGACCAGACGGGCGCCGCTTTTTTCAGTGCCCGGGAAGGCTGGGAAACGCTCCGCCCGCAAAACGGCGAAACAAAAGCCGGCGGCGGGATTTTCAGGGTGCATAGGACGGACGCCCGCAACGGGCAAAAAGTCTATATAATGGCTTTTCGCGGCACAAATTCTTTCAAAGAAGCAACGGCCAATTTGCGGATAAAACTCGTGCCGTTTGCCGGCGCAAGCCCGGAAGAAATAAAAAATAACGCCGCAAAGCGCAGCGCGGGGGAAGGCCAGCCCAAAGCGCACAAGGGCTTTTTGGAATACGCGCTGGCCGGTTTTGACGCGCCGTGGCGGCAATGCCCCCTTTACGCGTCGCTCAAAAACGATCCCGGGGCAAGGCTGCTTGTTACCGGGCACAGCCGGGGCGGGGCGGCGGCGGTGCTGTACGCCGCCGCCCTGGCAAAGATGGGCGCGCCGGCGGAAAGGATAAAAGTGATTACCTTTGGCGCGCCGGCGCCGGGCAACCAGGCTTTCGCCGATGAATATAACGGCCGGCTGGACGTACTGCGCGTATACGACCGCCTCGACCCTGTGCCGCCCAGCCTGGCTTTTCTCCCTTACGCGCAGCTTGGGCGGGCGCTTATGGCCAAAAGCGCCCGGCGCCGCCAGACGATACCGCACGGCATGAATCAATACGCGGATTTCGCCGGCAAACATTATTATGACTGCCGGGCAAAACTGGCCGAAGGCGCGGATCCGGCCCCGGCGCGCCGCGCCGGCAAAACCGTTGCCGCCGCGGTGCGTGCGGGTGGCGGCGGGTACGGTTTGGAAGCGGAATACCGCTATATGCGGGAAAACCTTCTTGACGCCTATCGAAAGTGCCTGCCGCGTTTGGCGGCGCTCGGCGCGGCACAGGGCGGCGCCGGCATAAGAGAGGCCGCCGCGGCGGCCGGGGCCGACTATCTTTTGCGCGCGCAGATAAGCGTCAGCCCCGTGAAAACAGGCAAGAACAAATGGATAGTAACGCTTGAGCAGAGCCTGACCGATCTGGCGACAGGCAAGATAATTGCGGCGGCGAGTTTTAACCGCCAAATAAAAAACGGCGGCAGTTTTTTGCAGACATCGTCTTACAACGCCTTTAAGGCCGCCGCGCAGTTAAATGCCTTGGACCCTGACCTATCGGCAGCCAATCATTCATCCGTTGCGGCCAGGGCCGAAGACGGATAGGCGCGCAGCCCTTCGGACAAGGCGGCGGCCACTTCCGGCGAATCGTCTACGAGATAGACGCGGCCGGGATGTCCGCTGCGGTCGTAGTCCACGCCGTTCCACCAGACGGCGGCCTTGATGTTGGGATATTTCGCTATTTTCGCGAACATGTCGCGGATCCAGGCCGCTTTGTCGCCGCCCACCGAATTTGAGGAAAATTCCGTAATCATGAAAGGCTTGGCAAAAAAGGACAGGTACTTTTCGTACAGCGGCCGATAAATTTCATCAAAAGCCCGCCATTTTTCACCGGGGAAATAAGTGCCGGCGTTGTAGCCGGTCAGTCCGACGACGTCCACATATTCGTCCCCCGGGTAATAAGCCGCGAAACTGTTCCAGGCAAAATCCGGCAAAGACGCGTCGTGCGGGTTCCATATCCAGATAAGGTTGTCCACTCCCGCCTCATCAAACAGTTTCCTGATATAGCGCCACAGTTCGACATATATGCGCGGGTCGCGGGCAGTATAAAAAGCCGAATACCAGCACCAATCGCCGTTCATTTCATTGTTCAGGCGAAAAAGCACGGGTTTGCCGAACTTTTTCAGATCCCGCGCGTAAGCGGCGAAATATTCGTCATAATGCCCGTTCAAAATTTCATAGGACACCAAGGCGTTGGCAGTCGCGCCTTCCGTTTTGAGCGCGTCGGCGCCGGCATCGTGGATGGTGGCAAGGGTCAGTTCCACCAGGCGGCCCCTTTGCCACGCCCGTTCAAGCTGCGCGAGCGGCAGCGGCTCGTCGACGCTCTGGTAGCGCAGAAGTATTTTAAAGCGGTGCCCCAAGGCCCGTTCCTTCTCCGCCAGCTGCCGGAAAGTCTGCGGCGCCGAATTTTCAAATATCCCCCAGGTAAGCCCGCTCCCGGAAGAAAATATTTCTTCGTAAACCGCGCGGGTAGCAGGATTCATCGGCGAGGTCCCGGCGTAGGGCTGCCTGCCGTCGCGCGGCGTCCCTTGGCGCTCGATGAAAGAAAAACTTTCGGTTATCCGCTCCGCCCGGTCGTCGCCGGGCAACGCGGACTTTACCATGATCGTATACGTTTCGTCCCGGCTGCGCCTGACCGAAGTCGCCGTATAATAATTCTTGTCGTTTTCCACCCTGGAGAGCTTGCCTCGCGACCATTTGGACGTAACGGCCGGACAGCCGCCCACGGTGGCCGGATATTCGGCGGTTACGCGGTGCGCGATGCCCCGGCGCAAAAATTTGTTGCTGTAGTTTACCAGTTCGTGAAAACCGGCCGCTTTGCCGGAAAAATTGTCATGATATATTTCAACCGCCAAGCTGGGCGTCTCGAAAACATTGCGCAGGCTTGTCGCGCTTATGTCGACAAAGCTGCCTTTGGGTATGAGCAGGCGGTAACCGTTGGCGTGGTCGGTAAAAAGATCATAAGCATTGTCATAGCCGGCGACGCTTTTGCGGTCATGATCGCCCGTCTCCGAAACATCGGCCGCGCAGACATAGCCGTCGACAAAAAATTCCTCGGCGCCCGCCGGGGGCGGCGCGAGCGCGAGCGCAAGCAGCAGGCAAATGGCAGACAAAAATTTCCGGCTGGACAAAGTGGCCTCCAAGATAGTAAAGTATCACGCTGATTCCTTATTCTAACAGATAAGTTGATTTTTTGCCAGCGGGGGGCGATGGGCATGGGCAGGAACATGCCGCTGGACGCGGCCAGGGGGCTGGCGGTCTTTCTGATGCTGATCTTTCATCTGGCGGTGGATTTGGAAGACTTTTTCGGCCTTGCCACCGGCTATGGATACGGCTGGTGGCAGGCGCTGCGCTATTTTACCGCTATGCTTTTCATAAGCGTCTCCGGCTGGACGGCCGGGGCAGGCGCAAAAGGCCGCGCCCGGCGCGGCGCTTTCAGGACGCTGGCCGGCGCTTTGCTGGTCAGTGCCGCTACATATATCTTTTTGGGCGAAAGCTACGTGCGGTTTGGCATACTGCACTTTTTAAGCTGCGCGCTTTTTCTGGTCCCCCTTTTGCGCGGGCAAAGCGATTTTTCTTTGTTTTTATTGGCCGCTTTTTCCGCCGCCGCCGGCTGGCTGCTGCCCGGCATAAATACGGACGCGGCTTTTCTTTTGCCTTTGGGCGCAATGCCGCGCGGATTTTACAGCGTGGATTATTACCCCTTGTTTCCCTGGCTGGCCGTTTTCATCGCGGGGCTGTCCGCCGGGCGGCGCCATGCGCCGCTGAAAGCGCGCCCCTGCGGCAACTTCGCCGTAAAGGCGGCGGCTTTTCTGGGGAAGCGTTCCCTTTTTATTTATTTGGCGCATCAACCATTATTTTTATTGTGTTTGTATGCCTTAATGGGGTAAACTATGTATAGGGCAAACATGCGGTAATTTTTTTCAGGAGGTACGCCATGCACAAAAAAGGGAGGTTTTTTGCCGCCTTGCTTTTATGCTTGTTGGTTTTTGCGGCGCAAGGCGGCAAATGCCACGCAAAAGAGCAATCATGGGTATCGCTTGCCGCCGGGCAAATCCAATTGCCGGACGGCACGCGGATAGTGGAAATAGACATTCTTTCCCTGCTTGACCTGACAAAAGATTTTTATGTGGAGAAAGAAATGCTCCGGGCCATGTCCTTGGAAAACCGGCACGCGTATTATCAGAAACTATTTGAAATATTAAACGACCAGTCTTTGCGCTTCGCGCTCCGCGCCGTAAATTTGTATTTGGTAAACGTTCCGGACGGCGGCAACGATTATTACACCGCCTGGCTTGTTACCGTAAAAAGCAATAAGGAAACGGAAAAATTCCTGCCGGACGTTTTCAAGGGCAAAATGACCGAACAAAAAAAAGAGCAGGCCCTGGCTTGGTACGAGAAGCAAAAACAAGAAGTGGAAGGCATGTTCCCCCGCGGCGAAAAACCCGACTTTGCCGGCCCGGCGCGAAAAGTGGAATATGCTGACCTGTTTGGGTACAAACTTTCCGCAGAGTGCGAATGGCAAGGGCTGGACTTTATCACTATAAACAAAAAACCCGCCTTGAGCCACGGCGTTAGGCTCATCGGCGAAAACGGCGGCCTGTTTTCCGCTTTTTATGTCAAACGCTACATGTTTGGCGCGGGAAAGAAGCCGGCATCTTTGGCCATCGTTGCCTTTGACAGCGAGCGTTCTTTCTGGACGCGGGCGTTTGACCGAATCATGGCGGACGGCTTTAAGCCGTCCGCGCGTTAGGAGGCCGAGCCATGAACAAACTTTGCGCAATGTTGGCGGCGCCCCTGTTGTCCTTGCTGCTCTTTTGGCCGCCGCTTCCGGGCGAATGTTATACGCCCGCCGGCCACAAAAAGGTGCCTTCCGCCATTGGTGCGCTGAATCTGCCCGCTGACGCTTACGTGGCGGAAATCGATATGTCGGCGAGCGTGAAGTATCTTCTGTCGCCGGTCGAGGAAGCCCTCTTCAAGCAGCTCAATGTCTACCAGGTTACCTTAAACGATGGGGAAAGTTACCGCAGCGCCGTGTTAATGGCGTTTTTTATGGACGATGCCGTCTTTAACGGGCGTTCCGGGAGCAAGCCCCCGGAGCAAAGGGGCAAAAGGTACCTTGAATACAGCCAGTTGCAAAAGATCCTTTACACGCAAAAACAAATTTTGGACGAAATCGCATTTTTGCGCGTGCTGGCAGACGACCGCCTGTACGCGCCGCCGGACAAAAACGGCGAGCGAAAGCCGTTTAAAATATTCGGGAGAGATTTTGGCCTTTTTGCGCGAAACAAACCGCAAGTATTTAGCTATGAATGGCCGGAAATTGCGGCGGCCATGATAAACGGCGAATTTGGCTTTAAATCCGATTTGCGGATTTCCGGCAGCTTGTTCGGGTTTATGGCGAGCATTTACGCCGCCGGAATAGCTTTCAACCACGAAGACAAAGGCGTAAACTTCCTGTTCTTTGTCGCCCCGGGCAGCGAGCGCGACTTTTGGGCGCCGATATTTGAAAAAACGGTTGTTGCGCAATAGTCATAAAAAATTGCAATGACAATACCGATACTCTAACGATGACAGAGGAGGCGCTTGGCATGATAGTGGAACACAAATGCAAAATAGACGAGTTGTTGCCTTATTTGCCGCTTAGGCTATCGCGGGCGCTGGCTTATCTGCGTGACGCGGATTTGGGCGCGCTGGCGGACGGGCGGCATGAAATCGAAGGCAAGGACATTTATCTTAACATAATGTCCTACAGCACGGGGAAAAAAGAGGAGCAAACGGCGGAAGCGCACTATAAATACATCGACATACAGTACATAATCAAAGGCAGCGAAACCGTTTATTGCGCGCCGCTTGACCTGGAGCGGCAGAGCGTGAAAGAGAAAAACCTTAAAGAAGACTATGTGTTTTTCGATAAACTGCAGGAAGAGAAAGAATACCTCCAGACGGCCGGTTCCATCATGATCTTCTTCCCGTGGGACATACATCGGACAAAATGCCATGTCGGCGGGCGAGCCGGCAAAGTGCGCAAAGCCGTGATCAAGGTGAGGGCCGAGGGTTGAGATAGCGGCAGCGCGCCTTGCCGTCCTTGGCCCTGAAAGCGCGCCGGCAAGGGATTGAAACGCAAAATGCGCCGGCACAACTCTTGAGATTTAAGACGCGCTATGGCAACGGCGCCGCAGCCGGGGATAGGAGCAAGGCCGATTTGCCGCGCTACACTTGGACGATGCGCGAATTTTCCGCAGGAAGCGGATTGACGTCTTACGGCTTAAAAGGTACATTCAGCCCTATTGTGCGAGCGACATAAGCAATAAATTTAATCAAGTCCAAAGGAGGCACACATCATGATCTGGACTTCGTCACTGGAGACGGGCATCGGCAAAATCGACGAGCAGCACAAAGAACTTTTTCGGCAGATCGACATTCTCATGGACCGGGGCAAAGACGATCGCGTAACCGACACCATCAAGTTTTTGGGTGATTATGTCGTCAAGCACTTTAACGACGAACAAGGCATGCATTTATCTTCCAAATATCCCAAGGCCGCCGAACACCAGAAAATGCACACGGATTTTGTCGCGGCCTACAACAGGATGAAACAAGAATATGCGCAGGCAACGGAATTGAGCAAATTGCCGGTCATCCTGAAAATCAACAAAACGGTCATGGATTGGCTCAAAAATCATATCCTTATACATGACAAGGAGTTTGCGGCCTATTATAAGGCCGCAGGCAAATGAGGCGGCAGCCCTCTGCCTTCAGAGTGGGCTTTGCGCAAGGCGCGGCTTCCGCTTAGGGCGGAAATTGCCCCGTCGGCCGAAGTTGGCCGGACTATAAAGGGAAAGCCATGCGGATAAAATTGATTGCCTGCGATCTTGACGGCACATTGCTAAATAGCGGACACACGGTAAGCGAAAGGACCCGCGCCGCGATAAATGGGGCGCGGGCGGCGGGGGCGCGGTTTTGCATAATTACCGGGAGAATGTTTTGCTCGGCGGTTCGTTTTGCCGAATTTTTGTCTTTGGATACGCCGCTGGCCGCCTATAACGGCGCCTTGATAAAAGGCGCCGCAAACGGGCGAGTATATTTCTCGCAGCCGATCGACAGGGAAACCGCGCAGGAAATATTGTCCTTCGCCAAGGCAAACGGCTTTTATCTGCAAAAATACGTAAATGACCGGCTTTATGTGGAAAAGATAAACGAAAAAGCGCGAAGTTACGCGCAAAAGGTCAATGTTTCGGCGCACGCGGAAGGCGATGCGTTTTACGAACTTTCCGCGCCGCCGGACAAATTGCTGTTTATTGTTGACCCGGCGGAAAAGTCTGCGGTGGCGCAAGCGATCGAAAGAAAATTCTCCGGGCGCGTTGCAATTACCAGTTCCGGGCCGCGTTTTATTGAGATTATCCGCATAGGGGTCAACAAAGGCGAGGCGCTGGCGTATATTGCCCGGTTTTTGCGGGTGGGGCGCCGGGACGTGATGGCCTGCGGCGATTCCTTCAATGATCTGGAAATGCTGGATTTTGCCGGGTTGAGCGTCGCGATGAATAATGCCGCGCCCGAAATCAGAGCCGCGGCTGATTTTGTTTCTTTAAACAATGACGAAGACGGCGTGGCCTTGGCGATTGAAAAGTACGTGCTGGGCCGCCGGCTTTCGTCTTAGCGGCGGACAGGGGCGCGTGCCGGCGATTCGTCCCCGGAACATGTTCTCTCTGTTGTTTTAATGCTTGTTTTGGCGAAAATCGGCCGAAATGTGATAAAATAGTTAGAGGTTCCCTTAGGAAAAGGGGTGGGCGAATTGAAAGTTACAGTGCTTGTCGAAAACACGGTAAGCCT includes:
- a CDS encoding YhcH/YjgK/YiaL family protein yields the protein MIVEHKCKIDELLPYLPLRLSRALAYLRDADLGALADGRHEIEGKDIYLNIMSYSTGKKEEQTAEAHYKYIDIQYIIKGSETVYCAPLDLERQSVKEKNLKEDYVFFDKLQEEKEYLQTAGSIMIFFPWDIHRTKCHVGGRAGKVRKAVIKVRAEG
- a CDS encoding DUF1624 domain-containing protein, whose translation is MGRNMPLDAARGLAVFLMLIFHLAVDLEDFFGLATGYGYGWWQALRYFTAMLFISVSGWTAGAGAKGRARRGAFRTLAGALLVSAATYIFLGESYVRFGILHFLSCALFLVPLLRGQSDFSLFLLAAFSAAAGWLLPGINTDAAFLLPLGAMPRGFYSVDYYPLFPWLAVFIAGLSAGRRHAPLKARPCGNFAVKAAAFLGKRSLFIYLAHQPLFLLCLYALMG
- a CDS encoding Asp23/Gls24 family envelope stress response protein — its product is MILGKTIISEEVFSELAKTAMSKIESISTRTGQKISLVALARIVADKVSPQINVRKTDAIENENEEPTVPATVSFDLKVNVLYGQNIPSVVSRLRETVKNEVEGITGYKVEKVDVTVEKLVKTEQESNEDE
- a CDS encoding peptidylprolyl isomerase; translated protein: MSNAIVKFATNRGEFSVELFEDKAPKTAANFLSLVKKGFYDGVIFHRVIEGFMIQGGDPTGTGTGGPGYQIKDEFGDGLGHDGAGVLSMANAGPDTGGSQFFITLARAPWLNGKHAVFGKVIDGLEVVKKIGSEPTDFSDRPLEDILMEKLTVAGD
- a CDS encoding Cof-type HAD-IIB family hydrolase, which translates into the protein MRIKLIACDLDGTLLNSGHTVSERTRAAINGARAAGARFCIITGRMFCSAVRFAEFLSLDTPLAAYNGALIKGAANGRVYFSQPIDRETAQEILSFAKANGFYLQKYVNDRLYVEKINEKARSYAQKVNVSAHAEGDAFYELSAPPDKLLFIVDPAEKSAVAQAIERKFSGRVAITSSGPRFIEIIRIGVNKGEALAYIARFLRVGRRDVMACGDSFNDLEMLDFAGLSVAMNNAAPEIRAAADFVSLNNDEDGVALAIEKYVLGRRLSS
- a CDS encoding GIY-YIG nuclease family protein, giving the protein MYTVYMVRCSDGTLYTGISNRLGERLEKHNLGAASRYTASRRPVRLVYSEPQPDKNSALKREIAIKKLSRADKLKLLGDSPQ
- a CDS encoding hemerythrin family protein; protein product: MIWTSSLETGIGKIDEQHKELFRQIDILMDRGKDDRVTDTIKFLGDYVVKHFNDEQGMHLSSKYPKAAEHQKMHTDFVAAYNRMKQEYAQATELSKLPVILKINKTVMDWLKNHILIHDKEFAAYYKAAGK
- the queF gene encoding preQ(1) synthase yields the protein MAAQKKTRGLKALGAPVTRYKDNYDPGLLECFDNKHPQNDYFVRLNCPEFTSLCPLTGQPDFAAVYISYVPGRKLVESKSLKLYLFSFRNHGDFHEDCVNTIMKDLIKLLDPKYIEVWGCFAPRGGISIVPYCNYGCPGSEWGNVALHRLHCHDAGKRGETWGLGEQ
- a CDS encoding gamma carbonic anhydrase family protein, translated to MKTYDKGALFEGHTPNIHERAYIAEGARVLGDVTIGEYSSVWYNCVVRGDVNKIIIGSYSNIQDNTVIHVADTHATEIGDFVTVGHGAVVHACKVEDHCLVGMGAVVLDGAVIGCGSIVAAGAVVPPMTVVPPFSLIAGVPGKIIKKLPENTESTHAQAVKYKTLWCERYSILPDNDGEKYKGSRIVLSSKE
- a CDS encoding lipase family protein; this encodes MTKKIIAEIVFLLIPFSLFALAARAGPQEEYEEAALVYAAANASLAAYGDQTGAAFFSAREGWETLRPQNGETKAGGGIFRVHRTDARNGQKVYIMAFRGTNSFKEATANLRIKLVPFAGASPEEIKNNAAKRSAGEGQPKAHKGFLEYALAGFDAPWRQCPLYASLKNDPGARLLVTGHSRGGAAAVLYAAALAKMGAPAERIKVITFGAPAPGNQAFADEYNGRLDVLRVYDRLDPVPPSLAFLPYAQLGRALMAKSARRRQTIPHGMNQYADFAGKHYYDCRAKLAEGADPAPARRAGKTVAAAVRAGGGGYGLEAEYRYMRENLLDAYRKCLPRLAALGAAQGGAGIREAAAAAGADYLLRAQISVSPVKTGKNKWIVTLEQSLTDLATGKIIAAASFNRQIKNGGSFLQTSSYNAFKAAAQLNALDPDLSAANHSSVAARAEDG
- a CDS encoding HD domain-containing protein, which codes for MLDTDLSKLKAWFAVYIIKNRHGDSAANSAFDLKIHHTALVCDDAREIAQCLGWPPEAVFAAEAAALLHDVGRFPQMNKFHTFDDRRSVDHAALGVEAILEDNILAGLSGKEQRTIISAVQWHNKRFVPAELPEDEKPLLFLLRDADKLDIMRIFCDYYVARQEELRFVLEPDLPKAGGCSEKILSALDGGQTADINDARNVNDVRLIKLSWVYDLNYPKSRELFLKRRYIEKTLASLPPLPEIQSAGRRLARHLKANSR